A window from Rhinolophus sinicus isolate RSC01 linkage group LG01, ASM3656204v1, whole genome shotgun sequence encodes these proteins:
- the LOC109460766 gene encoding olfactory receptor 5AC1 translates to MAQENKTLVTEFVLTGLTDRPGLQVPLFLLFLVIYLTTMLGNLGLILLIWRDPHLHTPMYLFLGSLAFADACSSSSVTPKMLINFLSKNHMIPLFDCMAQFYFFGSSATTECFLLVVMAYDRYVAICNPLLYPVVMSNRLCTQFIGVSYFLGFLHSAIHVGLLFRLTFCRSNVIHYFYCEILQLFKISCTDPTVNTLLVLIFSTFIQVFTFMTIMVSYTRVLFAILKKKSEKGRSKAFSTCSAHLLSVSLFYGTLFFMYVRPGSGHTEDRDKMYSLFYTIIIPLLNPFIYSLRNKEVTGAIRKIIQKQRVVR, encoded by the coding sequence ATggcacaagaaaataaaactctggtGACTGAGTTTGTTCTCACAGGACTTACAGATCGTCCAGGGCTGCAGGTCCCCCTGTTCCTGCTGTTCTTGGTCATCTACCTCACCACCATGCTGGGCAACCTGGGACTGATTTTGCTCATCTGGAGGGACCCCCACCTTCACACGCCCATGTACTTATTCCTTGGGAGTTTAGCCTTTGCCGATGCTTGTTCTTCCTCCTCTGTGACTCCTAAAATGCTTATAAATTTTTTATCGAAGAATCATATGATACCTCTCTTTGACTGTATggcccaattttatttttttggttccaGTGCCACCACAGAATGTTTCCTCCTGGTAGTGATGGCCTATGATCGCTATGTAGCCATATGCAACCCCTTGCTTTATCCAGTGGTGATGTCCAACAGACTCTGTACTCAATTTATAggtgtttcatattttcttggttttctacATTCAGCAATTCATGTGGGGTTGTTATTCAGATTAACTTTCTGCAGATCCAATGTAATACACTATTTCTACTGTGAAATTTTACAACTGTTCAAAATTTCTTGCACTGATCCTACAGTTAATACACTTCTGGTTCTAATATTTTCAACCTTTATACAAGTCTTCACTTTTATGACCATCATGGTCTCTTACACCCGTGTCCTCTTTGCCATCCTGAAAAAGAAGTCTGAAAAGGGCAGGAGCAAAGCCTTCTCCACGTGCAGTGCCCACCTGCTCTCTGTCTCCTTGTTCTATGGCACGCTCTTCTTCATGTATGTGCGTCCTGGGTCTGGCCACACGGAAGATCGtgataaaatgtattctttattttacacaATAATAATTCCTTTACTAAATCCTTTTATTTACAGTCTAAGGAACAAAGAAGTTACAGGtgccataagaaaaataatacagaaacagAGAGTTGTCAGATAA